Proteins encoded together in one Juglans regia cultivar Chandler chromosome 9, Walnut 2.0, whole genome shotgun sequence window:
- the LOC108985347 gene encoding BES1/BZR1 homolog protein 4-like isoform X1 — protein sequence MTSGSRLPTWKERENNKRRERRRRAIAAKIFSGLRMYGNYKLPKHCDNNEVLKALCNEAGWTVETDGTTYRKGCKPVDRMDVIVGSAASSPCSSYQPSPRASYNPSPGSSSFPSPASSSYAANPNADGSSLIPWLKNLSSASPSASASKFPHLYIHSGSISAPVTPPLSSPPACTPRFRTDWDDQSARPGWVGQHYSFLPSSTPPSPGREIVPDPEWFAGIQIPQVGPTSPTFSLVSSNPFGFKEEALAGGGSRMWTPGQSGTCSPAMAAGYDHTADIPMSEAVSDEFAFGSHTTGLVKPWEGERIHEECGDDLELTLGSSKTR from the exons atgaCGTCAGGCAGCCGGCTGCCTACATGGAAGGAGCGGGAGAACAACAAGAGGAGAGAGAGGCGGCGACGGGCTATTGCGGCGAAGATCTTCTCCGGGTTGAGAATGTACGGAAACTACAAGCTCCCTAAACACTGTGATAACAACGAGGTCCTCAAGGCCCTCTGCAACGAGGCCGGCTGGACCGTCGAAACCGACGGCACCACCTACCGTAAG GGATGCAAACCTGTTGATCGCATGGATGTGATTGTTGGATCTGCAGCATCAAGCCCATGTTCGTCTTACCAACCAAGTCCCCGTGCTTCATACAACCCAAGCCCAGGCTCCTCTTCTTTCCCGAGCCCAGCATCCTCTTCCTATGCTGCTAATCCGAATGCTGATGGCAGTTCACTCATCCCATGGCTGAAAAATCTCTCTTCTGCATCACCTTCAGCCTCCGCTTCCAAGTTCCCTCATCTCTACATTCATAGTGGTTCAATTAGTGCTCCCGTTACCCCTCCATTGAGCTCCCCACCTGCTTGTACACCCCGATTCAGAACTGATTGGGATGACCAATCTGCCCGTCCAGGTTGGGTCGGGCAGCATTATTCATTCCTTCCATCTTCCACTCCACCAAGCCCTGGACGTGAAATTGTTCCTGATCCAGAATGGTTTGCTGGAATTCAAATTCCCCAGGTTGGGCCAACTTCTCCGACATTCAGCCTTGTCTCTTCAAATCCGTTTGGCTTCAAGGAAGAGGCTTTAGCTGGTGGTGGATCTCGTATGTGGACTCCTGGACAAAGTGGGACATGCTCTCCTGCCATGGCTGCAGGGTATGATCACACTGCTGATATTCCTATGTCTGAGGCAGTTTCAGACGAGTTTGCATTTGGGAGCCACACAACAGGGCTGGTGAAGCCATGGGAAGGAGAGAGGATTCATGAAGAATGTGGAGATGATCTGGAGCTCACTCTTGGAAGCTCAAAGACCAG GTAA
- the LOC108985347 gene encoding BES1/BZR1 homolog protein 4-like isoform X2 — protein MTNERLWNCIDLEGCKPVDRMDVIVGSAASSPCSSYQPSPRASYNPSPGSSSFPSPASSSYAANPNADGSSLIPWLKNLSSASPSASASKFPHLYIHSGSISAPVTPPLSSPPACTPRFRTDWDDQSARPGWVGQHYSFLPSSTPPSPGREIVPDPEWFAGIQIPQVGPTSPTFSLVSSNPFGFKEEALAGGGSRMWTPGQSGTCSPAMAAGYDHTADIPMSEAVSDEFAFGSHTTGLVKPWEGERIHEECGDDLELTLGSSKTR, from the exons ATGACTAATGAGAGACTCTGGAACTGCATAGATCTCGAG GGATGCAAACCTGTTGATCGCATGGATGTGATTGTTGGATCTGCAGCATCAAGCCCATGTTCGTCTTACCAACCAAGTCCCCGTGCTTCATACAACCCAAGCCCAGGCTCCTCTTCTTTCCCGAGCCCAGCATCCTCTTCCTATGCTGCTAATCCGAATGCTGATGGCAGTTCACTCATCCCATGGCTGAAAAATCTCTCTTCTGCATCACCTTCAGCCTCCGCTTCCAAGTTCCCTCATCTCTACATTCATAGTGGTTCAATTAGTGCTCCCGTTACCCCTCCATTGAGCTCCCCACCTGCTTGTACACCCCGATTCAGAACTGATTGGGATGACCAATCTGCCCGTCCAGGTTGGGTCGGGCAGCATTATTCATTCCTTCCATCTTCCACTCCACCAAGCCCTGGACGTGAAATTGTTCCTGATCCAGAATGGTTTGCTGGAATTCAAATTCCCCAGGTTGGGCCAACTTCTCCGACATTCAGCCTTGTCTCTTCAAATCCGTTTGGCTTCAAGGAAGAGGCTTTAGCTGGTGGTGGATCTCGTATGTGGACTCCTGGACAAAGTGGGACATGCTCTCCTGCCATGGCTGCAGGGTATGATCACACTGCTGATATTCCTATGTCTGAGGCAGTTTCAGACGAGTTTGCATTTGGGAGCCACACAACAGGGCTGGTGAAGCCATGGGAAGGAGAGAGGATTCATGAAGAATGTGGAGATGATCTGGAGCTCACTCTTGGAAGCTCAAAGACCAG GTAA